Below is a window of Populus trichocarpa isolate Nisqually-1 chromosome 3, P.trichocarpa_v4.1, whole genome shotgun sequence DNA.
GTTCcatttaggtgtttttaagaGCCTAAAAAACCATATATAAACTACATTTATCTATAACCTCTCAAAAATTAGATAGGTTTTTTAGTTATCATAAAACTAGATAGTGACtcattttctaattttaccCCACCAATCCTAATCACTTCACCAAAATATCCCCGGCAACAaagatgaataataataatgaactaaaattttcttaatcctttttcttatatattttttttttaactattagtaagttttttcaaaataaataatgtgtTTCGGACAAATCTTTTGATTCAAAGGAGTTGAAAAGTAATGCAGCACAATGATTAaaattctcatataaaaaaacaaaatgaaagatgcAATTTAATATTCTGAAAAATTATAAtgcaattatattattttatattttcattttattaattttattgccTTGTTTTTGAAGTGTTATTAGAGTGTTGATAGTGAAATAAAGTTTTAGTAGGGTACTACATGGGTTATGAGATTTAGaaaggttattttatattatttagagatttacgtacttataaaaaagaataaaaatcaagattaaaataatttcattaatgttggtattttgtatttattaaatataggtGAGATGGGATTTATATATGTTAGCATTGGGATATTGTTACAAGGTTAGCCTTATATTAAGGTATGATGGGCTAGTCAATTAAATGGTTTCAGATTTAAGCAAGTCAATAACCCAAGGCAACTTTAAAAATGACTACCTGCCGTATATGAATATACTAGATTATTTtatggtctttattctttttaattatattattaatgctgtttaatttataagtttttttttttatgtattatgaTATATAGAAtgatatcataatttttatactattcgaataaaaaaaaatagaattggaaCAAATTGAAATCTTGAGAGTAAGATATGATCaatatagttttgattttgtgatatgataagagtttttttagataaatatatGGTATGATGCAGATGTATTAAGGAAAGTCTTGATAATAttcataatttcatttatttattaatttctataatataatatagattttttttatttcttttaatgtatATACAGAGGAtgtgcttttaaaattatttaaaaagaatatttaaattgtatttGGATAGCGTTCTAGTCATATACAATAAGAACAGAATATGTTTAATTGgagggaaaaaatataaaaataaatgtatttcttgaaagattttgaaataaaaaaaatataaattcccTCTATTCTAACTATTTGTCTCTTCttatttaagataataaaatataacactcagttgacatggaaaaaaaatacatgtattaaGGTAGtcataagttatttttataaccTATCCTCTAtctctatatataatataacataATCTTTATCTTAGCAACAATTAAAAACTCTCGCTGGTTTCTTTTTTaggtcctgtttgtttttatgtttcaaaagcgtttttgaaaaaattgaaattttttttatttttttctttacttaaaattaatatttttttttgtgtttttagatcattttaatgcgctaatattgtcaaaaataatttttaaaaaataaaaaaaatattattttgatacatttctaagtaaaaaatattttttaaaaaaatcataattatattttcaaacatattttttttctttgtcgtATCTTAATTCATTGAGTATTATAGAAAAGGCTCTGCAGTATCActtaaatataattgaattaaattattacaataataatagttgccttaaatcaataaaactaaTAGGATACAAGCATATAATAAAAACCTACTAGTATAAAGGTATAAagaataatttgttgatttacattcaaaaaataatcttgcttcattaaatgtaaaacaataatttacaacaactatagtaaaattatattattctaaattgagctatttaaaaagtaaataaactaactattattacaaaaatatcaacAGTTTTACTTTCTATCAAAGTGGATATATGGTAAAACATTCTTAAATAATACTTTTGAGTAATAGCTCTGTAACTTTTTTAACCTCTTGTGAAAAATTTATTCACCAGAAAGAGAGAGCGCATTGGATTCAGAGTGTATTTTGAATTGtgatattataattgttttttaaagtatattttattttaaaatatattaaaataattttttttattttttaaaaattatttttgatattagcgcatcaaaatgatctaaaaacaccaaaaattttaaacaaagaaaaaaataaaataaatttaatttttttaaaaaatatttttaaaacacaaaaataaacaagacattaaaaaaagtggctcataaatttgaaataagctttagcaataattaatatttaaattatgaataatggtaaacaataataataaaaaaataacacctaAAAGAGGGAAGAATTCAAATAATTACAAttatcaacattaaattgatttgacgttacaattatacaaaataaataaatgaatatacaAATGAAACAATTAGTTAACAGCatggaaacaaaaataatgtacATAAGATATGCAGAAAGGGAGATCTAGAGCATCATCATCATGATGAGGTAGTGTTAAAAATATCAACGTGAAAGATGCGAGCGCATTGATAAAATGAGCAGAACACTTCCATGGCCATTAAGAGAAAGAGCAAAATGGCGGCCAACATGGTGAGATATTGCCATGAACAGAACACAGACCGCTTCATGAATCTTTTCATCCTCACCATCCATAGGCTATCATAATACTTGTTCACGTCTTCAATCACCTTATCTAAGAATGGAGCTTTCGTCAATCTAATGCACTTGCAGTTGCTCATCCCATTCAGCATATTGGCCACTTCTTCATCACTCTTCAAACGGTTCAAAATAATGCCGCTTTCTCTAAGCAATCTTGCATCCTCCTCCGTGTCGACGATCCCATTCATCAATTCTATGTATCGAGTAAAAAGCAAGGGCCCTGATGCACTTGATATTTCATATGCTACCAAGTTTCTGAACATCACCTCACTGTTTGAATCTAAACTAATTGTGGGCAGGTGAAATGCAGCCTTCTCTTTGTCGAAAGCAATGGTTGAGATGTTACCCTTTGTAGGGATGAAGGAAACACCATATTTTGAGAGCTGGGTGACTGAAGGAATTGTGATCTCTTCTACCAGTGGTGGCTTGTTCTTCGTGCTTCTACTGGAGTCCTCATTTTCATGGTCATCAGGATTTTTGAGTTTAGATAGGATTGTCCAAGACAATTTCAACTTGATCGCCATAGATGATGAAATGTTCTTGACCAAACGTACTGGGGTTATCTTTAGTTGTGAAACCATATTCCAAGTCACGGTGAGGAGTTGTTTCACGTAACTTGAATCAACCCCAGATCGTTCTTCTTCTTGCTGATTATCGCTTTCGATCTGATCTGCAACATCTTCAAGTACCATCTCGATCGGTCCTTCCACTTTGGGCACGATAATGTCATACAAGAAGTCTAGCAAGTGGGAATGCTCCAAGACTTCCGTAGTCTTTGGCAACTCGATCATCTTGAAAGGGGAGAGCTCTTTAGCTAATCCTATAACCATGGACAGCAGCATTTCATCAGCTAATTCAGCTGACATGTATTGAAACTCTAGCACCTTTCTCAATATAAATTGTGGAACTTGATTCTCGAGCATCACCATATCTCTGAGAATAACATGATGAGCCGATTTCCTCTTCGAATAATCAAGCAAATGAGACATTCCTGACGGGGCCCTCGATAACATCTTAGTTTCTCTGACagaataaatttgaagaaactCAAGCAAGAACGAAACATCCAAAGCCATCATCCACGCTAGCGTTTCAGCATTAAAATCCAAGTACTTGTGGTAGCATGCCCTAATCTGTGGTTCAAGCTTTATCAACTGCTCGACGAGATTTTCAAATCTGTGGCTTTGAAGTTGGTTTTGCAGTTTCTTGGCTGCTGACAGCTTATACCTCTCCATCTCGTGAAGATCAGCACGACGATAATGGTATGGGCCTAGTGAAAGTTGTTGTGGAGTATAAGAGTGGGGATCGGAAGACATTAAGGTCTTGGGGACAGTAAAAATGCACACCGGGCTTTCATCACAATCCTCTTCAAGCTCTTTCTCGAGTGCTCGTCCGATGTTAATGACCCATTGATACTCGTCGAAATCCGAATTCGAACGAGTACTGCATGGCATGGTGGGCTGGTGGGAAGACATGTCTGTTGATGTTGTGATATACAGGGAACGACCTCCTAGGTTTTTATACGGTTTATGAGCACCACCGCCACTGATTTTGTGCTTATCACGATGCCCATGCAAGTTCCCTTGAATTTTCATACAAGATGAGTGTCAAAGGGAAATTCTCACGTCCACATTGGCTTTGAAAGTCAAGATTGCCTCAATTTCTGTTGACAATCAACCACGACGGCAGCACGCAATGGGTTTATCTGTGGTACACAGATATATATTCCATTCCTCTCctcttaatgattttatattaattaaaattaaatccctTTTGCATGATAAGGCAGGTGCTGTGGCAGGAGAAACCCTAAATGAAAATACACGATTTGAATAATCAAGGGAAAATAAGATAATCTCAGCGATGCAGGGACTTCACTGCTAAGAAAACAAGAGTAAAGGGATGAACTTAACATCAAGAAAATATCAAGAGTGAAGGACGGGTCACACGTacgattttcttttctttcttttttattctggCTACAGTCAACGCAAGCATGATCAAGCCCGCATGGTGTATTTCTCTCCACAAGCTcaatcttcatgaaagttccTCGTAACAACAGGGAAAGGGCttaactatttatatttttcactcTTCTGGggtcaaaattaattacttgactgcttcttcttcttcttcctcctcctcttctagGATAAggtttcttttacttttaacaACACATGCTAATTATTCGAATGactcttctttatttatttttattccaggATAAGATTTCCTTGACTTTCCACAGCACAATATTAGGATTATTTAGAATGAAGATTCTAATTTacttccctttttttattgttcataattCCTGGCACACTTTATTTGCCTCATCTATATCTTGCAAATTAACTCGTTTTAATActatcaaactttaaaattaatatactaAAAACTAGAACAAGGCAGATGTAAGTGATGCATAGagttcatataaaattatttttaaaaatcccattaaattctcaaattaaactaatttttttaatataatattaaaattttaatgatcaaATAAATTCGGGTGTAGAGTAGTCACTTAAACGCGATAATCATTAAAAACTTGACAAGGGttgaatcaataattatttaatttaattattgtatatccaataattcttttaatagaataaaattcGAGTctcattgaattttatttttcttaaagttaTAATTATGTATGGAGAGAAATTTTCTATTGCATAGCTCAAGACTTGAAGATCTAGAAAAAAgattgttgaatatatatatagataaacaAGCAAGTAGTTTCCTATTCATGAATTTGTCATATATAGCAATTATTCTCTTCATCTCCTATTCATGAATTTGTAAATTCGTGTCGTTTCAACAATCACCAAGTACGTAGTTTCCTGTTTATAGATTCAAAGTAAGTTCCTGGTATCCAAACACTTCTATAATTGAGACAGATTAATTTACTGGATCACTGCACACGCATGCAAAAATTTGTGTTTTAACACGCAAACGAGGAAAATCATAAAGCATTATTTATTGACTTAATTTGTGCTCTACATTATTctttcagctcatttttcatccTTGATTTTTCAATACTTTACCTAGCAACTTAAATAATGATCATTAAATACTTGACAAGGATAatagaattatttaattaatttaatggtagtcaaatatttcttttaataaaataaaattcgagtctcattaaatgttatttttttaattctttgagACAAATTAATATGGTTACATAGAATTTTTTATGCAACATTTTTAACACAACCATAAGAAGATTGGCGAAATTAACTTATCTTTTTGATAGACAAGTAATTGATGGAATTACTAATGAAGTTCGCTTTACGAGTTTTTTTACAGGAGAAGGCATAAAATATGAAGAAGATGGTAACATCTCTTTTTATCTtatataatgtttattttatgtattaaccttttttattaatttcttcatccattttttcttcattgtgatttttttctattattattggAAAGAGtctctttaaatttaaacttgattttgtaacaaattcattaattaagttcaagaaataacccatttttgttgcaaataattttttattattttctattaaatgtatccattttttgttcaaattcttGATAATTAGAAATAAGAAGgataagataaattttatttatccaaAGTATctctatgtaattttttttatggaaattttgtttatgattgaggatgaaatttttttttgactttttcATGATAGAGCCCACTCAAAAAAAGATCATATATTTTAggtaattattcttttttagttttatcattacacaaactagtttttttctaagtatattaaaaaacaaaaccctttaTCTAGAATTTCTACTCTATTTATAAACTTGTTacttaggtttttctttttttgtttattgttataATTCCAATTATATACAATTTATCATAAgagagttttctttgttgtgaaagagacattttttttttgtatcattttcaaaaaaattaataaactagGTGGATACATAAAtgatattctttcttttccatcaCTTCgacatgtagaaaaaaaatattgtaacatTTCCTTTCTTACAATATTCttaaattgattgttttatatatatatatatatatatatatatatatatatatatatatatatatatatatatatatatcagctgCATACTCTATCTTTAATGATTCCTGTGAGCAAGCTATgaaatgctttttatttatttattattttttgataaactaAGCAATTGCAAGCGGCTAGTtacaaacaataaataatacaattgcagaaataaaaattatataatttttgtttttatatttaaattttattttatttttttaggactCTACggactaagttataattatGTACTGAGAGAACCTTTCTATTGCATAGCTCAAGACTTGAAGACctagaaaaaaagattgttgaatatatatagataaactaGCAGGTCATATATAGCAATTATTCTCTTCATCTCCTCTTCATGAATTTGTAAATTCGTGTCGTTTCAACAATCACCAAGTAGTTTCCTGCTGAAAGATTCAAAGTAAGTTCCTGGTATCCAAACACTTCTATAATTGAGTCAGATTAACTGGATGACTGCACACGCCTGCAAAAATTTGTGTTTTAACACTCAAACGAGGAAAACCATGAAGCATTATTTATTGACTTAATTTTGTGCTCTACATTATTGTTTCAGctcattaatttcaaatatttctaaacaaatacagaattttttttaaaaatgcaattttttttgagaaatttctCTAATTCttcaaaacctaaccattttctaTACTGTTTctattctttgtatttttgtatattttatttttattttgggactTTATATTTATGCATTGTCTGTGGTTGTGttagttctctctctctctctcctcgtgaaaatcaatttttgtagCTGAAGATTTCAAATTCTAAATTGCtcaatttattgtaattttatttccgaaattcatgaaaattagcTTTTATGCGTGAGTTCTAAATttgaaataacttttttaaattgccACTAAATTTGGTTTTATGAGTAAAGTTAGGgggtatttgagagtgtggtagtgattgttttttaaagtgttttttgctcagaaataaattaaaataatatttttttttaaattatttttgatatcaacatatcaaaatgatctgaaaacacaaaaaaatattaatttaaagtaaaaaatagaataaaaaaattttaatttttttttaaaatgtttttgaaatataaaaacaaataaagatagatttttcatgaaacaacTTTGGCTCGAAACTCAAAAACTTGTTTCTCGTAcgaatttgattttgattttcatatttGGAGCAATTTAATTCTCTTCAATGTGAAATTCCTCTTCCAATCTtttatcttatttgttttttttttggacaaataTACATGATTTGTGTGCTTGTATTCACTCATCAATGTTTTGCCtgcaattattttctttagatCTTATTGTTTGtcatttgtgtgtgtttttgtttctttgcgttaatattttcaatttacaaACATCCATGATTTGCGTGTGTAATCgaataaaaaactcaaagagATGGCGAAGACAGAATGGTGGTTTGAATGTGTGTTCAAATGATTGAGTCATGAAGTGAAACTGACTctgttttgataatttaaagCTTTGtatatgtttggtattataTTGTGTGTGTCATAACTCCGagagttttctctaaaattattttttcttttaataaaaaccggCAACTTGACAAGAATAGGATAAGAAGGATTTCAAATGCATgaagataattttaaacaaaattgagaGTCCAATTGTATCTTATTATACCCAAAATTCAAAGGCAATGTAAATTTAAggttaaatcaaatgattatcaGATAAATTTgtatacaaattaaatttaaagacttaattagacttttaataggctaatttgatttaatcatgagccaaattaaaggtttaattaaattttagaattaatttggatcaaattaaaataattaattaaatacaaggacttaattaagtttttaatgagtgaaattaattttattatgaacttaattggtgaaaaactaagtttgaaagcttaatttgagcttaattcagaagattgaaattaaacttaaggacatgtttgtcaaacatGCCTACTTTTAATGCCTTTGACATTAGGCTAAAGACatgtttgacaaacatgtcTTAAGCACTTTccctttggttttattttatctttatttgtgTGTCTAGCCAAACatacctttaaaaataaaaataaaaacctgaaaaaattcaGGGactattctaaaaatatttatgggtctctcacatatttttctaacaattttgtttaatattgagctgtaaacttacactgtaagatgctaattcaatattaaaaatacccgattttcctcaattgttttttcaatatcctaaaaactacaaaaaagtTTCTTATTctagaaaacatgaaaataggttttttctctataatttcatttaatgttGGGTTATAGACTTATACTATATGATacaaacttaatattaaaatacctgatttttctatgaaattttagaaaatctaaaaaaattcaataatattccctcatttcaaaaacacaaaaaatatgttttcttctcACGCATATGACCAaattacaaagatttttcatgaatattttctaaaaaagataaaatcgtattttaatcttgttttataAATGCAAAATTAATATCATAGCCAGTTTATAATTATACGTTAGGGTTTgatcaaaataccaaaaatccctcagcaattattttgtttaattaatatacaatgTTAGGAAGTAACTGTGGACTTTTATTATCTAGTGGTATAAAAACACACTATAAAGTATACCCTCAAGTATTAATgatacaaaatagaaattaaatgcgatgctaaaatttgaGCCTTATAACAATTAGGATTTAACTCGATAAAGTAAAAACTTCCTCATAAAGAGAGATTTGCCTCAAACCGTACATGAGAATGAGACTTAATCTTgtattatctatttatttatataataccTCTATGTTGTCATGACCCAGTTTTAGGTttcagtaaaattattattttttcttttatgcaaaaataaaaaaagggaaaagagttgaaaaaaaaaatacaagaagacAAACGACTTGGTTGGCAAGAACAGGTTGAAGACGGATCTAGATTTACAAAATGAGGGATGTAGAGACTAAATTGGGTCTTCAACAATATTGAAAACTCAATTGCACCATTGAAAGACCTAAATGTGAAAGATAATGCAAATTCAGAGTTAACTTAAGTGCATAtttgatgaatttgcataaaaattaagtttgaggacttaattaaatttttaataggctaatttgatttaatcattgttttaattaatttataaattaatttaggccaaaattaaaagaattaattaattgcaagtacttaattagacttttcataagtcaaattaatttttattaaggacttaattggtgagAATTTAAGTTGGGAAgcttaatttgggcttaattgagaaaattataattttgtaggaccagacttaatttttacaagcttAATTGGATGAAATCAATGGTGAAATCGcatgaaaatcaaagtttaggcGGTCAATTaaaggccaaattgaagaaatttaagaTCACAGACCTGTCTACAAAAGGTGCGCAACATTGGGGCTGTACCGAATTttactaaattgaagaaaattaaagtttaaggcTTAATTAGGAACTAAATTgaatcaattagaaaacaagAACTGATTTGAAAAAGACATTAGCTTTGAGGGATCTCAATTGATTTTTgacaggggcctaattgcataaaattaattagttttgtcTCAATTAAGGATATTTAAGCTTAATTTAaacaataaggaccaaattaaattttattaaaacccTAATCAGAAAAccttaatttttagggtttaagcaGATGACATGTCACTTATTTTTAATGAAGGAGCATAGTGACACGTTGTATATCTTTGTGTTATTGTCTTTTTTAGTTGAGAAGGTTGATCGAGATACCATCTTCAGGCGAATGAATATGGCATCTCTGATCACCTCAGAGGCTCCAACCACAACCACTCGACTAATAAACATCTTCTCTATAAGGATAAGCTATCCTTATCACACATTTATACCTCATTTTTCTTAGTAAACTCAATAACATCTTGTCTCTGATCAACCTCCCCAGTATTTGACTGATTCAAGCTGATTGATGAATCACCTTCCAATCAAGAAATGTGGAGTTTTAGACCTCTAAATCAGATGAGATTTGATGTCTGTGTTAGATATACATCCCCTCTACATGATCTATATCTTGGTTGGCTTTAATGATCTCctattttctataattaattcatgGAAGGTGCACTCCTGCTCAGTCATTTTTGGCCAGGTTTTAGTTATAAGGTTCCCAATATTTTTAGAAGTTCTAAGAGTTTTTAGAGATGTAGTGAGAAAGAATTTCCTATAATCTAGTTTTGAAAAATCACTTTCAAACCCATAAATTGTTTCATAATCACCGGCCATTTCGagactataaaagaaaaataaaccacTATATTATAAGAGTGAAGAGgaggatagaaaaaaagaaagcttaGATAAGATTAAACCACTAAAGCTTTTTAATAGAAAGTCTAGGAAATATTGATAAGAAGTGGAAGGAAAGATGTAGAAAGCAAAGCCATTGGATCCAAGATTGAACACAAATATACcaaaagatttgaaacttaaggAATGAGCAAAAGATTCCAAACAAAGGAAGCAACATTGTTAGCCAAGTTATTCTTCAAACTTTGATGAGGAGGTGAAGCTTAATGAGCGCACCCCTCCCcgtttattttgtcttttaaattgcttcatttgaaataatttttaacatctgcttattaaaataatatgaaaacataaaacaatattaatttaaaacaaagaaaaaaataaaaaaaatttaaactttttttaaaatgcttttgaaacaaataaataaataaaattagatttctcATAACACAACTTTAGCTCGAAACTCAAAAACTTGTTTCTCGTacgattttgattttgattttcatatttGGAGCAATTTAATTCTCTTCAATGTGAAAATTCCTCTTCGAATCTTTTATCTTGTTTGACAAATATACATGATTTGTGTGCTTGTATTTACTCATCAATGTTTTGCCtgcaattattttctttagatCTTATTGTTAGTCATATGtgtgtgttttgttgtttttgtttctttgcgttaatattttcaatttacaaACATACATGATTTGTGTGCAACACTGTTATTCCTTGCACGCACGCGTgtgttatcaaataaaaaactcataGAGATGGTGAAGACAGATGATGGTGGTTTGAATGTGTGTTCAAATGATTGAGTCATGATGTGAAACTAACTctgttttgataatttaaagCTTTGtatatgtttggtattataTTGTGTGTGTCATGAgagttttctccaaaattatcttttattttaaaaaaaaattggcaacgTGACAAGAGCAGGATAAGAAGGATTTCAAATGCATGAAGAaatcaagctgaaattttaaataaaattgagagtCTAATAATACCCCATTGtacctgaaattaaaaaacaatgcaaattcaatgttaaatcaaatgattatcagatgaatttatataaaatttaagtctgaagacttaattagacttttaatttgccaatttgatttaatcatgagcccaattaaaggtttaattaaattttagaattaatttggatcaaattaaaagaattgattaagtgcaagaatttaattaagtttttaatgagtgaaattaattttattatgaatttaattggtaaaaaactaagtttgaaaacttaatttgagtttaattgagaagattgaaattttagaggaaaagatttaatttttttaattttgaaaaaaattcaaaaaacaaaatatttttatttgtgttataaaaataaatcatatttgcaTAATTTAACAtactaaaaattacaaaagaaataatatttttattctgcatgcattttgaatttaataattaatt
It encodes the following:
- the LOC7480788 gene encoding putative UPF0481 protein At3g02645, yielding MSSHQPTMPCSTRSNSDFDEYQWVINIGRALEKELEEDCDESPVCIFTVPKTLMSSDPHSYTPQQLSLGPYHYRRADLHEMERYKLSAAKKLQNQLQSHRFENLVEQLIKLEPQIRACYHKYLDFNAETLAWMMALDVSFLLEFLQIYSVRETKMLSRAPSGMSHLLDYSKRKSAHHVILRDMVMLENQVPQFILRKVLEFQYMSAELADEMLLSMVIGLAKELSPFKMIELPKTTEVLEHSHLLDFLYDIIVPKVEGPIEMVLEDVADQIESDNQQEEERSGVDSSYVKQLLTVTWNMVSQLKITPVRLVKNISSSMAIKLKLSWTILSKLKNPDDHENEDSSRSTKNKPPLVEEITIPSVTQLSKYGVSFIPTKGNISTIAFDKEKAAFHLPTISLDSNSEVMFRNLVAYEISSASGPLLFTRYIELMNGIVDTEEDARLLRESGIILNRLKSDEEVANMLNGMSNCKCIRLTKAPFLDKVIEDVNKYYDSLWMVRMKRFMKRSVFCSWQYLTMLAAILLFLLMAMEVFCSFYQCARIFHVDIFNTTSS